From a single Bacillus pseudomycoides DSM 12442 genomic region:
- a CDS encoding peptide ABC transporter substrate-binding protein, producing MKKKKMKKLTAVVAPVLAMSMALTACSTGGDKKTSTNSSGSDSKSDAKLAAKQVLNRTETNEIPTMDTSKSTDTLGSQILGNTMEGLYRLDKDNKPIPAAAESSTKSEDGKKYTFKLRKDAKWSNGDPVTAKDFVFAWQRLLDPKTAAEYSFIAYYIKNAEAINKGKAEVSTLGAKAVDDYTLEVELENAVPYFLNLTAFPSYYPLNEKFVKEKGDKFGLESDTVVYNGPFVLTDWKHEEGWKLKKNDSYWDKKNVKLDEVNYSVVKDMATRVNLYDSGQIDFTLLAGEFVDKYRNKKEEYGVYSEPSTFYLRLNQKRAGQDTPLKSKKLREAIALSINKKDLTNVILNDGSKPADYLVPKGLANGPDGKDFQETFKTGLKNDTKKAAAAWEEAKKELGKDQVTLEFLNYDTSNAKKVGEYVKDQIEKNLKGVTVNIKMQPFKQKLKLESEQDYDFSYGGWNPDYADPMTYLDMFESTNSQNQMSYSNPKYDEIIKKGKTELMADAKKRWEELGKAEKLLLEEDVALVPLYQSAKSYVMKPNVKGVVKHNISPEYSFKWAYVTEENSK from the coding sequence ATGAAAAAGAAAAAGATGAAGAAATTAACAGCAGTCGTAGCACCAGTTTTAGCAATGAGTATGGCATTAACAGCATGTTCTACAGGTGGAGACAAAAAAACAAGTACGAATTCAAGCGGAAGTGATAGCAAATCGGATGCTAAATTAGCGGCAAAGCAAGTGCTGAATCGTACAGAAACAAACGAAATTCCAACAATGGATACTTCGAAATCAACAGATACTCTTGGATCACAAATTTTAGGGAATACAATGGAAGGGTTATATCGCCTTGATAAAGATAATAAGCCAATCCCAGCTGCAGCTGAATCAAGTACGAAAAGTGAGGATGGCAAAAAATATACATTTAAACTTCGTAAAGACGCAAAGTGGTCAAACGGTGACCCAGTAACAGCGAAAGATTTCGTGTTTGCATGGCAACGTTTGTTAGATCCAAAGACAGCTGCTGAGTATTCGTTTATTGCATACTATATTAAAAATGCAGAAGCGATTAATAAGGGGAAAGCGGAAGTATCTACGCTAGGTGCAAAAGCGGTAGATGATTATACACTTGAAGTTGAACTAGAAAACGCAGTTCCGTATTTCTTAAACTTAACAGCATTCCCATCGTACTATCCATTAAATGAAAAGTTCGTAAAAGAAAAAGGAGATAAATTCGGTTTAGAATCTGATACAGTTGTTTACAATGGACCGTTTGTTCTTACAGATTGGAAGCATGAGGAAGGCTGGAAGCTGAAGAAAAATGATAGTTATTGGGATAAAAAGAATGTGAAGTTAGACGAAGTTAACTATAGTGTTGTAAAGGATATGGCAACTCGTGTAAATTTATATGATAGTGGCCAAATTGACTTTACTTTATTAGCTGGAGAGTTTGTTGACAAATATAGAAATAAAAAAGAAGAATATGGAGTATATTCAGAACCAAGTACGTTCTACTTACGTTTAAATCAAAAACGTGCTGGCCAAGATACACCACTAAAGAGCAAAAAATTACGTGAAGCAATTGCGTTGTCAATTAATAAAAAAGATTTAACGAATGTAATCTTAAATGATGGTTCTAAACCTGCTGATTACTTAGTGCCAAAAGGATTAGCGAATGGACCAGACGGTAAAGATTTCCAAGAGACGTTTAAAACTGGCCTGAAAAATGACACTAAAAAAGCAGCGGCAGCTTGGGAAGAAGCGAAAAAAGAGCTTGGTAAAGATCAAGTGACACTTGAGTTCTTGAACTATGATACAAGTAATGCGAAAAAAGTTGGAGAATATGTAAAAGACCAAATTGAGAAAAACTTAAAAGGTGTAACAGTTAATATTAAAATGCAGCCGTTCAAACAAAAGCTGAAATTAGAATCTGAACAAGATTATGATTTCTCATATGGTGGCTGGAACCCAGACTATGCGGATCCAATGACATATTTAGATATGTTCGAATCAACAAATTCTCAAAACCAAATGAGCTACTCAAATCCAAAATATGATGAAATCATCAAAAAAGGAAAAACAGAGTTAATGGCAGATGCGAAGAAACGTTGGGAAGAGTTAGGAAAGGCAGAAAAACTGTTGCTTGAAGAAGATGTAGCGCTTGTACCGTTATACCAAAGTGCTAAATCGTATGTAATGAAACCAAACGTAAAAGGTGTTGTAAAACATAACATCAGTCCAGAATACAGCTTCAAGTGGGCTTACGTAACAGAAGAAAATAGTAAGTAA
- a CDS encoding peptide ABC transporter substrate-binding protein yields MKKIKKLTAVVAPVLAMSMALSACSGSGGDKKTSTTSNSGEEKKSDIKYAAKQVLNRTENQEIPTMDTSKNTDTLGSQILGNTMEGLYRLDKDNKPIPAAAESSTKSEDGKKYTFKLRKDAKWSNGDPVTAKDFVFAWQRLLDKNTASEYAFIAYYIKNAEAINKGEADISTLGAKAVDDYTLEVELEKPVPYFLNLTAFPSYYPLNEKFVKEKGNKFGLEADTVLYNGPFVMSEWKHEQGWKLKKNDNYWDKKSVKLEEINYSVVKDVATKVNLYDTDAIDFTLLSGEFVDKYKPKKDEYGEYAESSTFFLRLNEKRGGQDTPLKNKKLREAIALSIDKKGLANVILNNGSKATDQLVPKGLATGSDGKDFTETFKNGLKQDTKKAAAAWEEAKKELGKDQVAIELLSYDDGTAKKVADYVKDQIEKNLKGVTINTKIQPFKQKLKLETAQDYEISYAGWSPDYADPMTFIDMFETKSPYNQMSYSNPKYDEMVKKAGNELMSDPKKRWEELGKAEKLLLEEDVAMVPLYQTGRAYVMKPNVKGIVKHNISPEYSFKWAYVEEKGGK; encoded by the coding sequence ATGAAAAAGATTAAGAAGTTAACAGCGGTTGTAGCACCAGTTTTAGCAATGAGTATGGCATTATCGGCATGCTCGGGATCAGGTGGGGATAAGAAGACAAGTACAACGTCTAATAGTGGTGAAGAGAAAAAATCTGATATTAAATATGCAGCAAAACAAGTATTAAATCGTACAGAAAATCAGGAAATTCCAACAATGGATACTTCTAAAAATACAGATACTCTTGGGTCGCAAATTTTAGGGAATACGATGGAAGGGCTATATCGCCTTGATAAAGATAATAAACCAATCCCAGCTGCAGCTGAATCTAGCACGAAAAGTGAGGATGGTAAAAAATATACATTTAAGCTTCGTAAAGATGCAAAATGGTCAAATGGTGATCCAGTAACAGCGAAAGATTTCGTGTTTGCATGGCAGCGCTTACTTGATAAAAACACAGCTTCTGAATATGCGTTTATTGCTTACTATATTAAAAATGCAGAAGCAATTAATAAAGGAGAAGCAGACATATCTACATTAGGTGCTAAAGCGGTTGATGATTATACCCTTGAAGTGGAATTAGAAAAGCCTGTTCCGTATTTCTTAAATTTAACGGCATTCCCATCATACTATCCATTAAATGAAAAGTTTGTAAAAGAAAAAGGGAATAAATTCGGTTTAGAGGCGGATACAGTTTTATATAATGGACCATTTGTAATGTCTGAGTGGAAGCATGAGCAAGGTTGGAAGTTGAAGAAAAACGATAATTATTGGGATAAAAAGAGTGTGAAACTAGAGGAAATTAACTATAGTGTTGTAAAAGACGTAGCTACAAAAGTGAACTTATATGATACTGACGCAATTGACTTTACATTATTATCAGGAGAGTTTGTTGATAAATATAAACCGAAGAAAGATGAATATGGTGAGTATGCAGAATCAAGCACTTTCTTCTTACGTTTGAATGAAAAACGTGGTGGCCAAGATACGCCGCTGAAAAATAAAAAGTTACGTGAAGCAATTGCATTGTCAATTGATAAAAAAGGTTTAGCAAATGTTATCTTAAACAACGGTTCTAAAGCAACGGATCAATTAGTACCAAAAGGACTAGCAACTGGTTCAGACGGTAAAGATTTCACAGAAACATTTAAAAATGGTTTAAAGCAAGATACGAAAAAAGCAGCTGCAGCATGGGAAGAAGCGAAAAAAGAACTTGGTAAAGACCAAGTGGCAATTGAATTGTTAAGTTATGATGATGGAACAGCGAAAAAGGTTGCTGATTATGTAAAAGACCAAATTGAGAAAAATTTAAAAGGTGTAACAATTAATACGAAAATCCAGCCGTTTAAACAAAAGTTAAAACTAGAGACAGCGCAAGACTATGAAATCTCTTACGCAGGTTGGAGCCCAGACTATGCAGATCCAATGACATTTATCGATATGTTTGAAACAAAGAGCCCTTATAACCAAATGAGCTACTCAAATCCAAAATATGATGAAATGGTTAAAAAAGCAGGAAATGAATTAATGTCTGATCCGAAGAAACGTTGGGAAGAGTTAGGAAAAGCAGAAAAATTATTGCTTGAAGAAGATGTAGCAATGGTGCCACTATATCAAACAGGTAGAGCATATGTAATGAAACCAAATGTAAAAGGAATTGTAAAACATAATATTAGTCCAGAATACAGCTTTAAGTGGGCGTATGTAGAGGAAAAAGGCGGAAAATAA
- a CDS encoding peptide ABC transporter substrate-binding protein yields the protein MKKIKKLTAVVAPVLAVSMALSACSGSGGDKKTNTTSNSGEEKKSDIKYAAKQVLNRTETNEIPTMDTSKNTDTLGSQILGNTMEGLYRLDKDNKPIPAVAESSTKSEDGKKYTFKLRKDAKWSNGDPVTAKDFVFAWQRLVDPKTAAEYAFIAYYIKNAEAINKGKAEVSTLGAKAVDDYTLEVELESAVPYFLNLTAFVSYYPLNEKFVKEKGDKYGLESDTVVYNGPFVLTDWKHEDGWKLKKNDNYWDKKNVKLEEINYSVVKDAATRVNLYDSGQIDFSLLTGEFVDKYKSKKDEFGTYLEPSTFYLRLNQKRAGQDTPLKSQKLREAIALSINKKDLANVILNDGSKPADFLVPKGLANGPDGKDFQETFKNGLKQDSKKAAAAWEAAKKELGKDQVTLEFLNYDTSNAKKVGEYVKDQIEKNLKGVTVNIKMQPFKQKLKLESEQDYDFSYGGWNPDYADPMTYLDMFESTNSQNQMSYSNPKYDEMINKGKKELMADAKKRWEELGKAEKLLLEEDVALVPLFQSGRSYVLQPNVKGIVKHNISPEYSFKWAYVTEKDSK from the coding sequence ATGAAAAAGATCAAGAAACTAACAGCGGTTGTGGCACCGGTTTTAGCAGTAAGTATGGCGTTATCGGCATGCTCGGGGTCAGGTGGGGATAAGAAGACAAATACAACGTCTAATAGTGGTGAAGAGAAGAAATCGGATATTAAATATGCAGCAAAACAAGTACTAAATCGTACAGAAACAAACGAAATTCCAACGATGGATACTTCTAAAAATACAGATACTCTTGGGTCACAAATTTTAGGGAATACAATGGAAGGGTTATATCGCCTTGATAAAGATAATAAGCCAATCCCAGCTGTGGCAGAATCAAGTACGAAAAGTGAGGATGGAAAAAAGTATACATTTAAACTTCGTAAAGATGCAAAATGGTCTAATGGAGATCCTGTAACAGCAAAAGATTTCGTATTTGCATGGCAACGGTTAGTAGATCCAAAGACAGCTGCTGAATACGCATTTATTGCTTATTATATTAAAAATGCAGAAGCAATTAACAAAGGAAAAGCAGAAGTATCTACTTTAGGTGCAAAAGCAGTAGATGATTATACACTTGAAGTTGAGCTGGAAAGCGCAGTTCCATATTTCTTGAACTTAACGGCATTTGTATCGTATTACCCACTAAATGAAAAGTTCGTAAAAGAAAAAGGAGATAAATACGGTTTAGAATCTGATACGGTAGTTTACAATGGGCCGTTTGTTCTAACTGACTGGAAGCATGAAGATGGTTGGAAGTTAAAGAAAAACGATAATTATTGGGATAAAAAGAATGTGAAACTAGAAGAAATTAACTATAGTGTTGTAAAAGACGCAGCTACTCGTGTGAATCTATATGATAGTGGTCAAATTGACTTTTCTTTATTAACTGGGGAGTTTGTTGATAAATATAAATCGAAGAAAGATGAATTTGGAACATATCTGGAACCAAGTACATTCTACTTACGCTTGAATCAAAAACGTGCTGGTCAAGATACACCACTAAAGAGCCAAAAATTACGTGAAGCAATTGCGTTGTCAATTAACAAAAAGGATTTAGCAAATGTAATTTTAAATGATGGTTCCAAACCTGCCGATTTCTTAGTTCCAAAAGGATTAGCGAATGGACCGGACGGTAAAGATTTTCAAGAAACGTTTAAAAACGGTTTAAAACAAGATTCTAAAAAAGCAGCGGCGGCTTGGGAAGCAGCGAAGAAAGAGCTTGGTAAAGATCAAGTGACACTTGAATTCTTAAACTATGATACGAGTAATGCAAAAAAAGTTGGTGAGTATGTAAAAGATCAAATTGAGAAAAATTTAAAAGGTGTAACAGTTAACATTAAAATGCAGCCATTTAAACAAAAATTAAAATTAGAATCTGAGCAAGATTATGATTTCTCATATGGTGGTTGGAACCCAGACTATGCAGATCCAATGACATATTTAGACATGTTTGAATCAACAAATTCTCAAAACCAAATGAGTTATTCAAATCCAAAATATGATGAAATGATTAATAAAGGGAAGAAAGAATTAATGGCAGATGCGAAGAAACGCTGGGAAGAATTAGGGAAGGCTGAAAAACTATTGCTTGAAGAAGATGTAGCGCTAGTACCGTTATTCCAATCAGGTAGATCTTATGTATTACAACCAAATGTAAAAGGAATTGTAAAACACAATATCAGCCCAGAGTATAGCTTTAAGTGGGCATATGTAACAGAGAAAGATAGCAAGTAA
- a CDS encoding collagen-like repeat preface domain-containing protein, which translates to MSYFNDNQKKISKPYFPTQPHRIPTVHYTPIPKLYANLFSDTLSDLTNIIPAVFSNPTESNTKELITLLEIIKGFLERLNLTLTQREAGIAIVENLITILDNQPFVANATYIELQNLLNFSLYITKLFRINHLVFQKIIMQIENLQITLLQIASIEMTGPQGEQGSQGEQGFQGEQGPQGEQGPQGEPGPQGEPGPQGEPGPQGEQGLHGEQGI; encoded by the coding sequence ATGTCTTATTTTAATGATAACCAAAAAAAGATTTCAAAACCGTATTTTCCAACACAACCTCATCGTATTCCGACAGTCCATTATACCCCTATTCCTAAATTATACGCGAATCTTTTTTCCGATACTTTAAGTGACCTAACTAATATTATTCCAGCTGTATTTTCCAATCCAACAGAATCTAACACAAAAGAACTTATAACCTTATTAGAAATAATAAAGGGGTTCCTGGAACGTTTAAACTTAACGCTTACACAGCGAGAAGCTGGCATTGCAATTGTCGAAAATTTAATTACTATTTTGGATAATCAACCTTTTGTAGCAAATGCAACATATATTGAATTACAAAACCTACTCAACTTTTCACTGTATATCACTAAATTATTTAGAATCAATCATCTTGTGTTCCAAAAAATCATCATGCAAATAGAAAATTTACAAATTACTTTACTACAAATTGCGTCAATTGAAATGACTGGACCTCAAGGCGAACAAGGATCTCAAGGTGAACAAGGGTTTCAGGGCGAACAGGGACCTCAGGGCGAACAGGGACCTCAGGGCGAACCAGGACCTCAAGGCGAACCAGGACCTCAAGGCGAACCAGGACCTCAAGGCGAGCAAGGACTTCACGGCGAACAAGGTATT
- a CDS encoding tyrosine-type recombinase/integrase → METKEIHDTVQAFSSFLLNKGRKPSTIKRYVYDIEDFGHWLERNKKLSSSNIWATLCTKDYEDYFSDLKKKRHYSEKTMHRVFIVLNRLYQFLNLPNPLKDMKLVIQPNRALRDEDFISKEDEKRLKHTLTSLEGLSEKQRPVRPLLMDRNISIVNLLIDYGLSLQELVSLNMHHVHFETNTISIPAVAGVERTIDLTHDDKQQLYNYYKKIPEPVRPKYHSDDPLFVAFDFNRNTYRWVYENDAPKALTEIAVQKMIRLEVARANLRKGISGQHFRNTFILRLIKQHIPEQEIMKRVGFKSKISLKRYYQYAKQKENAL, encoded by the coding sequence ATGGAAACAAAGGAAATTCATGATACGGTACAAGCTTTTTCTTCCTTTTTATTAAATAAAGGAAGAAAACCTTCAACCATTAAACGTTACGTCTATGATATTGAAGATTTTGGGCATTGGTTAGAAAGAAATAAAAAACTTTCCTCTAGTAATATATGGGCTACACTTTGTACAAAAGACTATGAAGATTATTTTTCCGACTTAAAAAAGAAACGGCATTACTCTGAAAAAACAATGCACCGTGTTTTTATTGTCTTAAATAGACTATATCAGTTTTTAAACCTCCCAAACCCATTAAAGGACATGAAACTCGTCATCCAACCTAATCGCGCGTTACGTGATGAAGATTTCATTTCAAAAGAGGACGAAAAACGCTTAAAACATACTCTGACTTCATTAGAAGGATTATCAGAGAAACAACGCCCTGTCCGTCCATTACTAATGGATCGTAATATTTCTATTGTAAATTTACTCATTGACTACGGCTTATCCCTACAAGAACTTGTATCATTAAATATGCATCACGTTCATTTTGAAACGAATACAATTTCCATTCCAGCAGTAGCAGGTGTTGAAAGAACCATTGATTTAACTCACGACGACAAACAACAACTATATAACTATTACAAAAAAATCCCTGAACCAGTTCGTCCCAAATACCATAGTGATGACCCGCTATTTGTGGCATTTGATTTCAACCGTAACACATATCGGTGGGTGTACGAAAATGATGCTCCAAAAGCACTAACAGAAATAGCCGTCCAAAAAATGATTCGTCTTGAGGTGGCACGGGCAAATTTACGGAAAGGCATTTCCGGCCAACACTTTCGAAATACATTTATTTTACGGTTAATTAAACAGCACATCCCAGAGCAAGAAATCATGAAACGCGTTGGTTTCAAATCAAAAATTTCATTAAAAAGGTATTATCAATATGCAAAACAAAAAGAAAACGCCTTATAA
- the spoVK gene encoding stage V sporulation protein K gives MEQSMRKKNNNQINIVLNHRKKISVPAPEKKSVISSETSTKHEMLQRIEEEMGKLVGMEDIKKIIKEIYAWIYVNKKRQEIGLKSEKQVLHMLFKGNPGTGKTTVARMIGKLLFEMNILSKGHLVEAERADLVGEYIGHTAQKTRDLIKKAMGGILFIDEAYSLARGGEKDFGKEAIDTLVKHMEDKQHGFVLILAGYSREMNHFLSLNPGLQSRFPFIIEFADYTVNQLLEIGKRMYDEREYQLSKEAEWKFRDHLHAVKYSSQITSFSNGRYVRNIVEKSIRTQAMRLLQEDAYDKYDLIGISSSDLTLEEETHSS, from the coding sequence ATGGAACAATCGATGCGAAAGAAAAATAATAATCAAATTAATATTGTGTTAAATCACCGAAAAAAAATTTCAGTACCTGCTCCAGAAAAGAAATCGGTAATTTCAAGTGAAACGTCTACGAAGCATGAGATGCTGCAGCGGATTGAGGAAGAAATGGGTAAACTTGTTGGAATGGAAGATATAAAAAAAATCATAAAAGAAATTTATGCATGGATTTATGTAAATAAGAAAAGGCAAGAAATTGGCTTAAAGTCAGAAAAGCAAGTGCTTCATATGTTATTTAAAGGAAATCCAGGAACGGGGAAAACAACTGTCGCAAGAATGATTGGGAAATTATTATTTGAGATGAACATTTTATCAAAAGGGCATTTAGTCGAAGCGGAACGCGCGGATCTTGTGGGAGAATATATTGGGCATACAGCACAAAAAACAAGAGATTTAATTAAAAAAGCCATGGGTGGAATATTGTTCATTGATGAAGCGTATTCGCTAGCGCGTGGTGGAGAGAAAGATTTTGGAAAAGAAGCGATTGATACGCTTGTCAAACATATGGAAGATAAGCAACATGGATTTGTTTTGATTTTAGCGGGATATTCAAGAGAGATGAATCATTTCCTTTCTTTAAATCCAGGTTTGCAATCGCGTTTTCCATTTATTATTGAGTTTGCGGATTATACAGTGAATCAGTTGCTTGAAATTGGAAAGAGAATGTATGATGAACGAGAATATCAATTATCAAAAGAGGCGGAATGGAAATTCCGTGATCATTTACATGCGGTGAAATATTCATCACAAATTACATCATTTAGTAATGGACGCTATGTCCGGAATATTGTTGAGAAATCCATTCGTACACAGGCAATGCGCTTATTGCAAGAGGATGCATACGATAAGTATGATTTAATTGGGATATCAAGTAGTGATTTAACGCTTGAAGAAGAGACGCACAGTTCATAA
- a CDS encoding trimeric intracellular cation channel family protein, whose amino-acid sequence MAWEIFSIIGTIAFALSGAIVAMEEDYDIFGVYILGMATAFGGGALRNLLIGYPIGAFWQQDMLFQIALLSMTIIFLFPNKLIKHWKRWENITDAIGLSAFAVQGALYAQKLNLPISATIVAAVLTGIGGGIIRDLLARRKPLVLRAEVYAFWTILAGFLIGAKIIVSDWALYTLFIFIVCFRMISIHYKWHLPHRRLENKERSLHK is encoded by the coding sequence ATGGCATGGGAGATTTTTAGCATCATCGGTACAATTGCCTTCGCACTCAGCGGAGCTATTGTCGCAATGGAAGAAGATTACGATATTTTCGGGGTATATATTTTAGGGATGGCAACTGCCTTTGGAGGAGGTGCCCTTCGTAATTTATTAATCGGCTATCCAATCGGCGCTTTTTGGCAACAAGACATGTTATTTCAAATTGCACTTTTATCAATGACGATTATCTTTCTATTTCCAAATAAATTAATTAAACATTGGAAAAGATGGGAGAACATCACAGATGCTATCGGCTTATCAGCATTCGCTGTACAAGGAGCACTTTATGCACAAAAGCTCAACTTACCTATTAGCGCTACAATTGTTGCAGCTGTTTTAACAGGGATTGGCGGTGGTATCATTCGTGATTTATTAGCACGCCGCAAACCTCTCGTCCTTCGCGCAGAAGTATATGCATTTTGGACGATTTTAGCAGGATTTTTAATTGGTGCCAAGATTATTGTCAGTGACTGGGCTCTATACACCTTATTTATTTTTATTGTTTGCTTCCGCATGATTTCCATTCATTACAAATGGCATTTACCGCACAGACGCTTAGAGAATAAAGAGCGTTCCTTGCATAAATAG
- the hflX gene encoding GTPase HflX: MEEKEKVILVGCQLPQDDDERFMHSMKELASLAKTARAEVLVSTTQKRPKFHPATYIGKGKLEELAALTEELEPAVIIFNNELTPSQIRNLSAMLDARVIDRTQLILDIFAQRAKSREGKLQVELAQLQYTMPRLMGQGLALSRLGGGIGTRGPGETKLETDRRHIRSRIDEIKKQLAIVVEHRKRYRERRKDNQVFQVSLIGYTNAGKSTLFNRLTEADTFEENLLFATLDPTTRKMQLPCGYTVLLTDTVGFIQDLPTSLVAAFRSTLEEAREADVILHVVDSADPNYVGHEQTVKKLLQDLEIDHIPIITVYNKKDRLHQNFIPFPKNDFLMTSAFEETDLLSLKESVETKMMEEMESYKVMIPPSEGRLLTLLKTETVLTGMEFKEDGFLYECTGYIFAHSPLNGQLKRFLVEKGEENKNV, from the coding sequence ATGGAAGAAAAAGAAAAAGTCATATTAGTTGGCTGTCAATTGCCACAAGATGATGATGAACGGTTTATGCATTCCATGAAAGAACTCGCATCGCTAGCGAAGACGGCACGTGCAGAAGTTTTGGTATCTACAACGCAAAAACGTCCGAAATTTCACCCTGCTACTTACATAGGTAAGGGGAAATTAGAAGAACTTGCAGCGCTGACGGAAGAATTAGAACCAGCTGTTATTATATTTAATAATGAATTAACACCGAGCCAAATTCGCAATTTATCAGCTATGTTAGATGCGAGAGTAATCGATCGAACGCAACTAATATTGGATATTTTTGCTCAGCGTGCGAAATCAAGAGAAGGTAAGCTTCAAGTGGAATTAGCTCAGCTACAATACACGATGCCACGTCTTATGGGGCAAGGGCTAGCGCTATCACGTCTTGGAGGCGGGATTGGTACGAGAGGTCCTGGTGAAACGAAGCTAGAAACAGATCGTCGTCACATTCGCTCTCGTATTGATGAGATTAAGAAGCAGTTAGCGATTGTTGTGGAGCACCGGAAAAGATATCGTGAGCGCCGAAAGGATAATCAAGTATTTCAAGTTTCGTTAATTGGGTATACAAATGCTGGGAAATCGACGTTATTTAACAGATTAACAGAAGCAGATACATTTGAAGAAAATTTGCTGTTTGCGACGTTAGATCCAACAACAAGAAAAATGCAATTGCCGTGTGGATATACGGTGCTATTAACTGATACGGTGGGGTTTATTCAAGATTTACCAACATCATTGGTTGCTGCGTTTCGCTCTACACTGGAAGAAGCGAGGGAAGCGGATGTGATTTTACATGTCGTTGATTCTGCAGATCCAAATTATGTAGGTCATGAACAGACGGTGAAAAAATTACTACAAGACCTTGAAATTGACCACATTCCGATTATTACGGTTTACAATAAGAAGGATAGATTACATCAAAATTTTATTCCGTTTCCAAAAAATGATTTTCTTATGACAAGTGCTTTTGAAGAAACGGATCTATTAAGCTTGAAAGAATCGGTAGAAACGAAGATGATGGAAGAGATGGAATCGTATAAGGTCATGATTCCTCCGAGTGAAGGTAGATTATTAACGCTTTTAAAAACAGAAACGGTATTAACTGGGATGGAATTTAAAGAAGATGGATTCTTGTATGAGTGTACAGGTTATATATTTGCTCATTCACCGCTGAATGGACAGTTAAAGAGATTTTTAGTGGAAAAAGGAGAAGAGAATAAAAATGTTTGA